A stretch of Pelecanus crispus isolate bPelCri1 chromosome 3, bPelCri1.pri, whole genome shotgun sequence DNA encodes these proteins:
- the PBK gene encoding lymphokine-activated killer T-cell-originated protein kinase, which produces MEAFKSQNNPAHRKKPDTGPVSVTIPASPFMQKLGSGTGVSVYLMKRSPRGLSRSPWAVKKINSKHNSSQQSIYQERLNEEAKILKNLQHPNIVGYRAFTKASDGSMCLAMEYGGEKSLGDLIDERSAQRLGPFPAATIFKVALSMARGLKYLHNDKKLLHGDIKSLNVVVKGDFETIKICDVGMSLPLDENMTVSEPDMYYVGTEPWKPKEALQDDGVITDKADIFAFGLTLWEMMTLSTPHINLGDDLDDEDECSEEDFFDEEAYYAALGTRPPLNMEELDPSYQCVIDLFSVCTSEDPKLRPSAACIVEALEASLAQN; this is translated from the exons acaCGGGCCCGGTTTCTGTCACTATCCCAGCCTCTCCCTTCATGCAGAAGCTTGGATCCGGCACTGGGGTCAGCGTCTACTTGATGAAAAG ATCTCCCAGAGGTTTGTCTCGCTCCCCTTgggctgtgaagaaaattaattccaaacACAACAGCAGCCAGCAAAGCATCTATCAGGAGAGACTGAACGAAGAAGCCAAGATCTTGAAAAACCTCCAGCACCCGAACATCGTGG GTTACCGTGCGTTTACCAAAGCCAGCGATGGAAGCATGTGCCTGGCCATGGAGTACGGAGGAGAAAAATCTCTCGGTGACTTAATCGATGAAAGAAGTGCACAACGCTTGGGCCCGTTCCCTGCTGCCACGATTTTCAAAGTTGCCTTGAGCATGGCGAGGGGGCTGAAG TATCTTCACAATGATAAGAAGCTGCTCCACGGAGATATCAAGTCTTTGAACGTGGTCGTTAAAGGCGACTTTGAAACCATCAAGATCTGCGATGTGGGAATGTCCCTGCCCCTGGATGAGAACATGACCG TGAGTGAGCCGGACATGTACTACGTGGGCACTGAGCCCTGGAAGCCCAAGGAGGCTCTGCAGGATGATGGCGTGATCACCGACAAGGCCGACATCTTCGCTTTTGGGCTGACTCTCTGGGAAATGATGACCCTCTCCACGCCCCACATCAACCTGGGCGATGACCTTGATGATGAAG ATGAGTGTTCTGAAGAAGACTTCTTTGACGAGGAAGCGTATTATGCAGCCCTGGGAACCCGCCCACCCCTCAACATGGAGGAACTGGATCCCTCCTACCAGTGCGTGATCGATCTCTTTTCTGTCTGCACCAGCGAGGACCCCAAGCTGCGTCCTTCGGCCGCGTGCATCGTGGAAGCCTTGGAGGCAAGTCTGGCCCAGAATTAA